The following nucleotide sequence is from Lacinutrix sp. Hel_I_90.
AGGCGCTTTACTATTTTTGTCTTGTCTGTTGCTTTTATAGCCACTACTTTTTGGTTGGTCTACGATGCTTCAAAAGCGTTAAACGTCTTTACTGCAGTATTAATAATCGCTTGTCCTTGTGCCATTGCCTTATCGGCGCCATTTACTTTAGGGAATGTATTGCGTCGCTTTGGAAAAACAAAATTCTATCTTAAAAGTGCCAGTGTTATTGAGCAATTAGCAGCGGTAGATACTATTATTTTTGATAAAACGGGCACCATCACTTCTAATAAAAACAGTACAGCGACTTATGAAGGTGAACGCCTTTCTAAGGATGAAGAAGACCTTTTAACAAATACGCTTAGAGCGTCAAACCATCCTTTAAGCCGATCGCTTTATGCTATTTTAGAGCGAAATAATATTTTTACACTAGACCATTTTAGAGAGCATCTAGGAAAGGGTATCGAAGGTGAAGTCAACCAAAAAAGTATCAAAATTGGTTCTGCAAATTTTGTAGGTATTACAGAAACAGCGGTTTTAAATACGTCTGTTCATGTGAGTACAAACAATAAGTACAAAGGGAAATTTACGTTTTATAATAGTTATAGAAAAGGGGTGTCTAAACTCTTTAATAAACTTAAAAAACACTATGATTTAGTTATTCTTTCTGGCGATAATGAAGGCGAATTAGAAAATTTGAAGAAGTTGTTACCGGTAAAGACAAAATTATTATTCAACCAAAAACCAGAAGACAAACTAGAGTATATAAAATACCATCAAACAGAAGGTGCAAAAATTTTAATGATAGGAGATGGATTAAATGATGCAGGCGCGTTGGCACAAAGTGATGTGGGTATTTCAGTTTCAGAAAATGTAAATGTCTTTTCGCCAGCTTGTGATGCTATTTTAGATGCATCACAATTCAGACAATTATACCAGTACATAAAAGTGTCAAAACAAGCCATTACCATTATTAAATGGAGTTTTGGTTTGTCATTCATTTATAATATTATAGGATTGTATTTCGCAGTAACCGGTCAGTTATCGCCAGTAATAGCTGCAATACTAATGCCTTTAAGTTCAATAAGTGTTGTGGTTTTCACCACGCTTGCAACCAATTTTATAGGACGAAAAATTAAGTGATAAAATAGTAAGAACATGATATATATCATGTACTAAAAAAACACAGACAACTACTTTTGAACCATAACTTCTAATAGGTATGAGTGTTATATATATATTATTAACGATAAGTATTATTATCGCCATTGTGTTCTTTTTTGCCTTTATCATGGCTGTAAAAAAAGGACAATATGATGATAGTTACACGCCTTCTGTTAGAATGCTTTTTGAAGATGAACTAGTAAAAGAGGACCCTAAAAAAGCGAAACAATCTAAAAAAGACTAATTATAATTACAATGGAAGTACAACAGTTTTATTACGATAACAAAATCGTTAAACAATTCATTTATGCTACAATGCTTTGGGGAGTTGTAGGTATGTTAGTAGGATTACTATTGGCATTTATGTTTCTTTTCCCAAATCTTACAGACGGTATTTCGTGGTTAAGTTTTGGGCGTTTAAGACCCTTACATACTAACGCCGTTATTTTTGCCTTTGTAGGAAATGCTATTTTTGCAGGGGTCTATTATTCTACACAGCGGTTACTTAAAGCGCGAATGTTTAATGATGCATTAAGCAAAATTAATTTTTGGGGATGGCAGTTAATCATCGTAGGAGCAGCGATCACTTTACCTTTAGGCTATACAAGTTCTAAAGAATATGCAGAATTAGAATGGCCGTTTGATATCGCTATTGCTGTTATTTGGGTGGTTTTTGGATGGAACCTAATTGGTACTATTCTTAAACGAAGACAGCGTCACTTGTATGTTGCGATTTGGTTCTATTTAGCAACATTCGTTACTGTAGCAGTACTTCATATTTTTAATAGTTTAGAAATGCCCGTTAGTGCATTTAAAAGTTACTCTGTTTATGCAGGGGTGCAAGATGCATTAGTACAATGGTGGTATGGTCATAATGCAGTCGCTTTCTTTTTAACCACACCGTTTTTAGGGTTGATGTATTATTTTATACCTAAAGCGGCTAATAGGCCCATTTATTCATACAGATTATCTATCGTCCACTTTTGGTCACTAATCTTTATATATATTTGGGCAGGACCACACCACTTGTTATATACAGCCCTTCCGGGATGGGCACAAAATTTAGGTGTTGCTTTTTCTATAATGCTTTTAATGCCTTCTTGGGGAGGAATGATAAATGGACTGCTGACACTTCGAGGTGCCTGGGATAAAGTAAGAGTAGATCCCGTTTTAAAATTTATGGTTGTGGCTATTACTGGTTATGGAATGGCTACGTTTGAAGGGCCAATGCTTTCATTAAAAAATGTGAATGCCATTGCGCATTATACAGATTGGATTATTGCTCACGTTCACGTTGGTGCCTTAGCATGGAATGGGTTTTTGACCTTCGGAATGATTTACTGGTTAGTCCCAAGATTGTTTAAAACCAAGCTATATTCTCTTGGTTTAGCAAACCTCCACTTTTGGATAGGAACATTAGGAATTATTATGTACGCGTTACCCATGTATGTTGCTGGTTTTACCCAAGCGAGTATGTGGAAACAATTTAATCCAGACGGAACATTGGTTTATGGGAACTTTTTAGAAACGGTTTCTGAAATTATGCCTATGTATTGGATGCGCGCTATTGGAGGAACACTATTTCTTATTGGAATGTTGATTTTATGTTATAATATTATTGTAACTATTGTAAAATCTAAGGTTACCGTTTCTGATGAGTTAGCCGAAGCACCAGCACTTCAAAATGTGTCTAAAAAACGTGTCGCTGGTGAAGGCTGGCACACTTGGTTAGAACGTAAGCCTGTTAAATTAACCATTTTCGCTACGATAGCTATTCTAATTGGTGGTGTAATACAAATTGTTCCAACCATAATGATAGACTCTAATATTCCAACCATTAGTAGCGTAAAGCCTTATACCCCTTTAGAGTTGGAGGGTCGAGATCTATATATTAGAGAAGGTTGCGTAAGCTGTCACTCGCAAATGATAAGACCGTTTAGGAGTGAGGTCGAGCGTTATGGCGAATATTCTAAAGCAGGAGAATATGTTTATGATCATCCATTTCTTTGGGGAAGTAAACGAACAGGACCAGATTTACATCGTATCGGCGGAAAGTACTCAGACAACTGGCATTTAAACCATTTGTACGACCCTCAGAGCACGTCTAGTGGTTCTATTATGCCTGCCTATCAATGGATTGTTAGAGATGCATTAGATAAGTCGCTTACCGAAACGAAAATGAAAGCCATGGTGTCACTTGGTGTTCCTTATACCGAAGAAGAAATAAAAAATGCACAGCAACATATGCTGGAGCAAGGTACTCAGATAGAAAAAAACTTATATTCAGATCCCGATTTTGCGAATACCTACGAAGCCGATAAAAAGAGTAGTGGTGCCGATTTTGTCGAAATGCGAAACCGTGAAATCGTAGCGCTTATTGCCTATTTACAGCGTTTAGGAACAGATATTAAAGTCGATGATTTACAAGAACAAGCAGCAATTCAAAACTAAGAAATCATGTTAAAATTTGTAAAAAACTATATGGATAGCATTCCAGGTATTGAAATTTATCCTTTAATCTCCTTACTTATTTTCTTCACCTTTTTTGCAGGCCTTTTTTGGTGGGTAATCACTGCTAAAAAAGAGTATATAAATAAAGTAAGCAACTTACCATTAGATAACCAAAAGGATACAGAGCTATGAAACCGACTCATAAAAATTTGAATCCTTACACTGTCATTACTGAAGGTTATAGTTGTCCGTTTAAAAATATTAAAAAAGATATCAAATGAAAAATTTTATACCCTCTTGGTTAAGAGTCCTTGTCTTATTTTTTACTGTCTTCGGACTTATTGAGTATTTCGTTGATTCCGGAAACGAACCAGCCTTTTTAAAATACCCATTAATAATGTTGTATTTATTACTGGTGTTATTATTTCTTATTGGCGTTGAAGCTATCATCGATGCACTTGAAAACATATTGTTTAAAAGTTTAACAGAAACCCAACAACAAAGTTATCTGGCAAAGCAAAATCAGCCTTCAAAAGTTGTTGTTGCGATACAAACTACTTATAAAAAATTATTAGGCTCAAAACCAATAGAAGAAGAACATGAAATTATTCTAGATCATAATTATGATGGGATAAAGGAGTTAGATAACGACTTACCGCCTTGGTGGCTATACGGGTTTTATGCCTCAATTATTTTTGCATTTGTATACATGTTCAGGTATCATGTTTTTAATGGTGATGATCAATATGCTGAATTAGAAACAGAATATGCAGAGGCTGAAATAGCTATTGAAGAGTACAAAAAAACAGCAAAAAATTTAGTCGATTTTAGAACCGTAACGGTATTGACCGATGCGTTAGACTTAAATAACGGTAAAGCGCTTTTTAACGAAAACTGTATTCCTTGTCATATGGCAGACGGAGGTGGTGGTATTGGACCAAACTTAACCGATAAGTACTGGATTCTTGGCGGCGGAATAAAAAATGTGTTTAAAACCATTTCTGAGGGAGGGCGTTCCGGAAAAGGGATGATTGCCTGGAAACAAAATTTGAAAGCAGCAGAGATGGCTCAAGTTGCCAGCTATGTGCTCACTTTAGAAGGCTCAACTCCAGCAAACCCAAAAGAAGCAGAAGGAGATATCTGGGTAAGTGAGAATGCTCCCATGGAAGCCATTCCAACAGAAAAGATAGAAGTAAAAACAGATTCAATAATAGTTATTGAAGGTAACTAGACCTTAGAAAAACAAAGACTTAATGATGGAAACCCCCGAAAACGAAGTGTTTAGAGATACTATCGGAACGATAAATGAAGAAGGCAAACGTGCTTGGGTATTTCCTAAAATACCTAGTGGTAAATTTTATAAGTATCGTAAAATAGTAAGTTATTTTCTATTACTATTTTTAGTTGCTGCACCTTTTGTGAAAATCAATGGGAATCAATTTTTACTGTTTAATATCTTAGAAAGACGTTTTAATATTTTTGGATTTCCATTTTGGCCACAAGATTTTCATTTGTTCGTTATTTCAATGCTTATTGGTGTCATATTTGTCGCGTTGTTCACCGTTGCTTTTGGGCGTATTTTTTGTGGATGGATTTGTCCACAAACTATTTTTATGGAAATGGTTTTCCGCAGAATTGAATTTTGGATTGATGGCGATAGAAACAAACAACGCAGGTTAGATAGACAGAAATGGGATGCCGAAAAAATTAGAAAACGTGTTCTAAAATGGTCTATTTTCTTAATTATTTCCTTTTTGATTGCTAATGTGTTTTTAGCCTATTTAATAGGAAGCGATACCTTAATTCGCTACGTAATAGATGGCCCTTTTAAACATGTAAGCACCCTTTTTTCACTCATTATATTTACAGCAGTCTTTTATTTTGTATTTGCATGGTTTAGAGAGCAAGTTTGCATTATAGCTTGTCCTTATGGAAGATTACAAGGGGTGCTGTTAGATAATAAATCTATCGTTGTCGCGTATGATCACAAACGAGGTGAAGCAGAAAATGGAAGAAAATCCTTTAGGAAAAATGAAGATAGGGAAGCCTTAGGTTATGGTGATTGTATTGATTGTTTTCAGTGTGTGCATGTTTGTCCTACGGGTATAGATATACGTAATGGAACACAATTAGAATGTGTAAACTGTACGGCATGTATTGATGAATGTGATCACATTATGGAGAGCGTTAATCTCCCTAAAGGGTTAATACGTTACGCTAGTGAAGCTAATATTGAAAAGAAAGAAAAATTTAAACTTACGCCTAGACTTAAAGGCTACATCGCTGTATTGATTATTCTTATGGGGGTTTTTCTGGGAATGTTAACTCTAAGAAATGACGTTGAAGCACGTGTTTTGAGATTGCCCGGTCAGTTATATGAACATAAAGATGGTGATATTATTAGTAATGTGTTTACCTACAAACTAGTGAATAAAACCAATGATGCTATTGATAATGTGAGTTTTAAACTAAGGAAGTACAAGGGTACTATAAAATTAGTCTCTACAAAAGATGACTTTATTGTACCAGAACAAGGTATTGCTGAAGGGACTTTATTTATAGAAATTGAAAAAAGCGAACTTAAAGGAGATAAAAACAAACTAATGATTGAAGTCTACAGTCATGATAGAATAATTGAAACGACTACCGTTAACTTTTTAGGACCTAGAAGTTATAAATAAATTGACTATAGTTAAGCATGTAGTTCTGGAGCCTCGAGAGGCGCTGCTTATTGTAATAAATAAGAGGCTATATAAAAAGTCTTGTGATATCAATTTGTCAGGTTGAGCCTGTCGAAACCAGTGTTGTCTGTCACTAGATTAGAATATTTAAACAGGCGCAATATAACAATGAACGCGTCGTTTTAGACAGTTTCAATAAAAAAATAAGAGTAATATGATTTCCATTGTCGTGGAAATCACAAAATAAAATAGAGTGATGAGATTTAATTGGGGAACAGGAATTGTTATTGCATTCGTATTATTTATAAGCTTTATCATGTATTTTGTTATTAACATGAATATCAATAAAAAATACGATCATGATTTGGTAGTAGAAGATTATTATGCACAAGAACTCCTTTACCAAAATGATATTAATAAAGAGGAAAATGCTAAAAATTTATCACAAAATTTAAGTTTAGAACAAACAGAAGAGGGGTTGTTAATCAAGTTCCCAGAGACTTTAGAACTAGCTGAAATTTCAGGTAAAATGTTCCTATATAGACCATCTAATAAACAATTTGACTTTGAAATTGATATTTCATTGTCAGACTACCATTTGCTCATACCTGACAAACGTTTATTAGATGGTCGTTGGAACATTAAAATTGATTGGAAACACAAAGGACAAGACTATTTATATAAAACTAAAATCAGCTATTAAATGCTATTCTCTGCGGTCATATTAGGTTTATTGGGGAGCTTCCATTGTGTTGGGATGTGTGGACCAATAGCCTTTATGTTGCCAGTAGATCGCTCAAACTCACTTAGAAAAGTCACTCAAATTGGTTTGTACCATTTTGGACGATTGCTGGCTTATAGTAGTATTGGATTCTTTTTTGGCTTAGTAGGGAAGAGTCTATATATTTTTGGATTACAACAAAAACTCTCAATTGTTATAGGTGCTTTAATGATTGTCGTGGTGCTAATGCCGCATAAAATCGTTGGCAAATACAATTTTTCCAAACCTATTTATATAATTATTTCCAAAGTAAAATCAGCTTTAGGGAGTGCGTTAAAAAAGAAAACCAATGACACCTTTTTAACCATTGGTTTTTTAAATGGCTTTTTACCTTGTGGGTTGGTTTATATGGCTGTTTTTGGAGCTATTGCTTCAGGGAACATACTTAATGGGAGTTTATATATGTTTCTATTTGGCTTGGGTACAATACCGCTAATGACTACTGCTATTTATTTAGGTAAGTTTTTAAATGCAACTATAAAGCAGCGCATTCAAAAGGCTATTCCAGTATTTGTAATCGTCATTGGGCTATTATTTATTCTTCGTGGAATGGGATTAGGAATCCCTTATATTTCTCCAGCGCCAGTTGTGGAAATGGCTTCTAGCGCTATTGATTGCCATTAAAATTTAAATAAGAATGAAATATTGGTTTAAAAAAACGCAAGAAGAGCTTAAGACTATAGTTTTTAATGCACTAAATAACAATGCAAATTATACTACTCAAAACATATTAGGCATTCCAGCGTCCCATTTAAATGAAGACGTATTTCCTCTGGATGCTGCTTTTCTTAAAGAGGCTCCATTCATGACGTCGTTGGTGAAAAATCCAAATCATATTGGTTGCCATACTTTAAATAAGTCTGAAGGTTATTTTTCAGGCACTCAAGAAATTGAAAAAGAATTAATAGCGCTCTGTGCTGTAGATATTTTAAAAGGAAAACCACTAGAACACGATGGTTATGTTGCCTCTGGTGGTACAGAAGCTAATATTCAAGCTATTTGGACTTACAGAAATTATTTTATGCAGGAGCATCAGGCAACACTAGATGAGATTTGTATTGTTTGTAGTGAAGACAGCCATTATTCTATGGATAAATCGAGTAATTTACTTTGCATTTCAAATATTAAAATTCCAAATGCAGTAGAGGATAGATCACTTTCTAAAGCAGATATTTTAGCACAAGTAACGGCTGCAAAATCTTCAGGCAAAAAATATTTTATTGTTATCGTGAATATGATGACGACGATGTTTGGAACCGTGGACGATATCGATTTATATGTTGAAAGCTTGAAGGCTGTAAACGTAGATTTTAAGATCCATGTGGATGGTGCTTTTGGCGGTTTTTATTATCCGTTTTCAAATGAAGAAAACACACTCAACTTTAGTAATAAATATGTTACTTCTTTTACCCTAGATGCTCATAAAATGGCGCAAGCACCTTATGGAACCGGTGTTTTTTTAATAAAAAAAGGGTTTATGAAGTATGTTAATACGGAGGAAGCCAGCTATGTTGTTGGGCAAGATTCCACCTTAATAGGCAGTCGCTCTGGTGCTAATGCCATTGCTGTTTGGATGATTTTAATGAAAATGGGGCCTTTTGGATGGTTTGAAAGAATTCACATCTTGAAACAGCGTACACATTGGCTATGCAAGCAATTGGACGATTTGGCTATAGCTTATTATCATTTTCCAACGTCGAATATTGTGACGATAAAAAGTGCGTTTATAAACGCTGAAATTGCTAAAAAATTCGGACTTGTGCCAGACAACCATTTAAATCCGAAATGGTTTAAAATTGTGGTCATGAGTCATGTAACTATCGAGAAATTAATGCTGTTAATTCAGGCTTTTAAGCACGGGGTTATTCCTAAAGTATAAATCTTTTTTTTTATTAGTTTTTTATTCTGGTTTATGATTTTCGTCATGGTCTTAATCAGCTCCTACAACTATCTTTACTATAGAATTTAAAACCAAAAATGATGAAGAAAAGAACACCAGTTTCAGCAATAATGACCAAAGATGTTATTACATTAAATCACTCAGATAACTTAGAAACTGCCGAAGGATTATTTAAAAAAAATAATATTCGCCATATTCCTGTAGTCTCTGGAGACGAAATTATTGGAATATTAAGTTACACAGATTTATTAAGAATAAGCTTTGCAGATGCTGTTGACGATGAGCAAGAAGATGTCGATACTGTAGTCTATAATATGTTTACTATAGAGCAGGTTATGGCAAAAAACTTAGTAAGTGTAAATTCAAATACAACGATTAAGGAAGTCGCCGAAATTTTAGCAAAAGAAGAGTTTCACGCGTTACCTGTAGTCGATAATAAAAAATTAGTTGGCATTGTAACGACTACAGATTTAATAAATTACTTGATAGAACAGTTTTAGTTTAAGACCACTACCATTAAAATTATAAAGCGTCTAAACGGTACTGTTTAGGCGCTTTTTTATGGATTCCTAATTGTTTATCGTTATGCGTTATATAGGGAGAGTATTGCGTGGCCTATTAATTATTTAAAGTGTCGTATACTGTGAATCACTAATTATAGGGCTAAAAATCCTTTTTATTAGATTTGAAGACAATTCGTAATACGGGTAGAGCTACCCAAATAATTAGCATTATAAATGAGACAATGAGTCCCAAACTAGTGCCGAAAAATTGCTTGAATACAGCGCCAGTGTAACCTAGCAATGCAGAGATGTCTAGTTTTAATAGAATGAGTGTTCGTGATAAATCTATAGGGTTAAGCATCGTACCGGCCAGAGATAATTTGTCTAGAGGATACTCTTCAAACAGGATTAAGGTCATTAAAAAGAGACCGTCGTATACAATGGCAAGAAATAGCCATAGTAGTATTGCATAGCCAAATCCTTTTATTTTATTCTCATTAGAGAGTGCGATGTTAAATGCTAATGCAGTAAATATCATGGTAAGAAATGTTCCGGTAATTAGTAATAAAGAAAAATCCCAAATCGCATTAGATTTAAACAAACCATAAAACACAAAGGGAATTCCTAATCCTAAAATCAAACTCAAGGCCAATGACAAGGCCACACCTAAATATTGGCCTAAAAAGATAGAAGAACGCTTTAGTGTTTGTGCTAAGAGGAGTTCCGTAAATTCCCTAGAATTATAATAATACATCACACCAAAAACAGTCCCGATTAAAGGCACAAGAACAATAATAACATTCATTAAGGTAATGACTGCTTTAGAGAGGTCATTGTTTAAAAATAACAATACAATACCTAGTAGTAAATAAAAAGCGAAATAGACGTAACTCCAACGACTGCGGATTAAATCGAAAAAACTATATTTTAATATTTTAAGCATGATTATCTATGAGTATTGATGCTATTGCATGTTCAAAATCGGGTTGATTTGTTTTGGTTTTGAGAGCGTTTACGGTACCTTTAAAGTAGATTTTGCCTTCTAATAGAAAGACAATCTCGTCTGAAATTTCTTCAACAAAACCCATAATATGTGACGTGATTAAAATTGTTTTCCCTTTTTCTTTTTCGGCTCTGAGTAACTCTTTTAGTCTGATTAATGCCATGGGATCTAAACCACTGGTTGGCTCGTCTAGAATAATTAAAGGACTATCAAACATAAAAGTCAATACAATATTTACTTTTTGCTTGGTACCACCAGAAAGGGTGCCCAATTTTTTGTCTAGAAACGGTTTTAATTTGAATAGTTCAATGAGGTATTCTGATTCTGAGGCACTACCGCGTAAATCTTTTATCATCTTGATAAGCTCCTTCACTTTCAAATTACTTGGAAAATTTGCTATTTGTGGTAAGTAATCAATGTGTCGTCTGTAGTTAGATTTTTTTCTAATATTTTCGCCACGCACAGTTATACAGCCTTGGTTAGGAATCACCATGCCTAGAACAGATTTTATTAGCGTTGTTTTTCCAGAGCCGTTTGGTCCAAGTACAGCAAAGATCCCACCTTTATCGATGTTTAAATCCACACCACTTAATACGTTGTTTTTACCAAATTTTTTATGTAAACCTTGTATTGTTACCATGTTATTCTTTTTGTTACTGGATGGTTATCAAATAAATTATCTGGTGTAAAAACAGGAGATACTTTTTCAGAAAAATCTATGAGATCTATAAACAGACTGCGCAGTAAAATAATAGTTTCTGGCGTGCGGTTTACGATGTAAGAGAATAATTTCACAGGTCTGTAAGGGATATCACCAATACCATCTTTATCGAGGTCATATCCAGTGTAATTACTCCAATAATTTTTATCAAATACATTATCATTCACTCTACTATTATAAGAAATGTCAAAGGAATTGTAGAGGAAGTTATTCGCTATAAAGCGATTGCTATAACACGCACCGCGCACTTTAATTGCCCAGCCATTATTAATGAAGTTGTTGTTTTTGTATACAATGCGATTTGAACCTTCGATGTTTATTCCAATAGTGTTTTCTTCAAACGTATTCCCAATAATTTCAGCATCATTTATTTCTTTTAAAAGCATACCGTAGGCGGCTGTTCCCCAGTTTTCTTGAAAGGTGTTATTAATCATTTTTATCTTTTTGGAAAACATTACTGCTACACCAGCACCATTGTTTTTAAAGGTGTTGTCTTGATAAATATCATCATTAGAAAACATAAAATGTAAACCATAGCGTACATTATTTACAGTCATATTATTCTTGATTAAGCAATCGTCTGAAAACTCTAAATAAATACCGTCCCGAACATGCGCGATATAATTATGCTCTATTTGTATATGATTACTATACCAAAGTTGAATGCCATTTCCTGAGTTATATTCGTCAATGGCATTTCCAATTATTTTGTTATGAAACACTTTACCATAGCTTGATTTTTCTATGTAAATCCCGAAGAATAATTTTTCTAGAACTACATTTTGAATCACAAAATGTTTGCTTTTTCTGACTCTTATGGCGGCATAATCTTCAGTATAACTTGTACCAACGTTTATAATAAATAAGCCGTCTATGGTAACATTATCTGCTATAATGGTAATGATTTCTCCTTTTAACTCACCATCAATCACAGGATGGTTTTTACCAATAATGGTTAGTGGTTTATCTACAATAATAGTGTGCTCTTTATAGGTGCCTTTTTTAAGAATAATGGTATCAAAATCCTTAGCTAGGCTAATGGCTTTTTTTAAACTTGAAATTTCGCAATTTTCACAAACGCTAATGGTTTGAGAAAACGCTGAATAGCCTAAAAGAACAAAAAAGAATAAAATGATATGTTTAGAAGTG
It contains:
- a CDS encoding ABC transporter ATP-binding protein, with the translated sequence MVTIQGLHKKFGKNNVLSGVDLNIDKGGIFAVLGPNGSGKTTLIKSVLGMVIPNQGCITVRGENIRKKSNYRRHIDYLPQIANFPSNLKVKELIKMIKDLRGSASESEYLIELFKLKPFLDKKLGTLSGGTKQKVNIVLTFMFDSPLIILDEPTSGLDPMALIRLKELLRAEKEKGKTILITSHIMGFVEEISDEIVFLLEGKIYFKGTVNALKTKTNQPDFEHAIASILIDNHA
- a CDS encoding nitrous oxide reductase family maturation protein NosD — protein: MNRTSKHIILFFFVLLGYSAFSQTISVCENCEISSLKKAISLAKDFDTIILKKGTYKEHTIIVDKPLTIIGKNHPVIDGELKGEIITIIADNVTIDGLFIINVGTSYTEDYAAIRVRKSKHFVIQNVVLEKLFFGIYIEKSSYGKVFHNKIIGNAIDEYNSGNGIQLWYSNHIQIEHNYIAHVRDGIYLEFSDDCLIKNNMTVNNVRYGLHFMFSNDDIYQDNTFKNNGAGVAVMFSKKIKMINNTFQENWGTAAYGMLLKEINDAEIIGNTFEENTIGINIEGSNRIVYKNNNFINNGWAIKVRGACYSNRFIANNFLYNSFDISYNSRVNDNVFDKNYWSNYTGYDLDKDGIGDIPYRPVKLFSYIVNRTPETIILLRSLFIDLIDFSEKVSPVFTPDNLFDNHPVTKRITW